CGTTGGTCATGCCGCCCTCCAGGCCCCCGGCCCGGTTGGTGGAGCGGCGCACCCCGTCCCGGTCGGTGCCCGGATACATCTCGTCGTGGGCCGCGCTGCCGCGGCGGCGGGCGGTGGCGAAGCCGTCCCCGATCTCCACCCCCTTGATCGCTTGGATGCCCATCACCGCCCCCGCCAGCTGTGCATCGAGCCGGTTGTCGCCGCTGGTGAACGAGCCCAGCCCGACCGGCAGCCCGGTGGCGACCACCTCGACCACCCCGCCGAGGGTGTCGCCGTCGGCCTTGGCGGCCTCGATCTCGGCGATCATGGCCTGCTCGGCTTGCGCGTCGAAGGCGCGCACCGGGCTGGCGTCGATGCCGGTCAGGTCCCGCGCCAGCGGCGGCGGCCCGTCGTAGGGGTCGGAGGCCCCGATCGCGATCACGTGGGAGAGCACCTCCACACCGAGGGCCTCTCTGAGGAAGGCCCGCGCGATCGTGCCGGCGGCCACCCGGGCGGCCGTCTCGCGGGCGCTGGCGCGCTCGAGCACCGGGCGCGCGTCGTCGAACCCGTACTTGAGCATCCCGGCGTAGTCGGCGTGGCCCGGCCGCGGGCGGGTCAGCGGCGCGTTGCGCGCCACCTCCAGCTGGGCGGGGTCGACCGGGTCGGGCGACATCACCGACTCCCACTTGGGCCACTCGGTGTTGCCGATCTCCACCGCGATCGGTCCGCCGAGGGTCAGCCCGTGGCGCACCCCGGCGAGCACGTTGACCTGGTCTTGTTCGAACTTCATGCGGGCACCCCGGCCGTAGCCGAGGCGGCGGCGGGCCAGCTGGGCGGCGATGTCGTCGCCGGTCACCGTGACCCCGGCGACCATGCCCTCCACCACGGCCACCAACGCCCGGCCGTGGGATTCACCGGCAGTCGTCCAACGCAACACGCGTCCCATCTTCCCATGACGGTGCCGCGGCGCGGAAACCGCGGACGCTCACAGCAGCGCCAGGGCGACCACGGCGGCCGCGGCCAGCCCCAACGCCGGCCCGTGCGGCACGCTGCGCACCCCGCGCCATCCGGCGATCAACGCCACCACCGCGGTCAGCAGCGAAGCGCCCAGCGCCGCCAGCGCCCAGACCGCCGGACCGAACCAGCCGGTCCACGCCCCCACCCCCAGTGCCAGCTTGACGTCGCCGGCGCCCAGCGCCGCCGGGGCGGAAAGGTGCACCACCAGATACACCGCGGCCAGCACCAGCGCACCGGCCAGCGCCGGCAGCCCCCGGCCCAGCAGTGCGGCCGCGGTCAGGATCGCGGCCGCGCCGGGCAGGGTCAACACGTTGGGCAGACGGCGGTGCCGCAGGTCGTGGCCGCAGAGCACCGTCAGCCACGCCGCCGTCGCCAGACTCACCAGCAGCGGTGCCCCCGGGTGCGCGCCGACGACCCCCACAGCCGCGAAGGCTAGTCCGCGCCGGCCAGCGCGCAAGTCATCGCCTCGCGCGGGGCCGGCAGCCCGGTGAAGTGCTCCACCTGGGTGAACGCTTGGTGCAGCAGCATCTGCAGGCCGCTGATCACGGTGCCGCCGGCAGCACTGCACGCCGCGGCCAGCGGGGTCGGCCACGGGTCGTAGACGGCGTCGAGAACCACCGGCACCCGCGCCAGCGTCGGTGCGTAGCCGGCGGCCACCTCGGCGGGCACCGTGCTGACCAGGACCGCGGCCTCGGCGGCGACCCGGGGCAGCGCCGTGTCGTCGAGGGCGCAGAACCGGGCATCGACCCCGGCCTGGCCGGCCAACCGCACCAGGCGCGCGGCCTTGTCGGGGTTGCGCGCCACCACGGTGATCGTCGCGGCGCCGCCTTGCGCCAGCGCGAGAACCGCGGCCGGCGCGGTGCCCCCGGAGCCGACCACGACCGCGGCGCCGGTGCCGGCGCCGACGGCGCCGAGCGCCCCGGACACCCCGTCGACGTCGGTGTTGTCGGCCCACCACCCGGTGTCGGTGCGCACCAGGGTGTTGGCGGCGCCGAGCAACGCGGCCCGCGGCGAGCGCTCCTCGGCGACGGCGAGGGCGGCGAATTTGCCGGGCATGGTCACCGACAGCCCCACCCACCGCCGATCGAGACCGGCGACCAGGCCCGGGAGCCGGTCGGCATCGCACTCGAGGCGCTCATAGGTCCAGTCGCCGAGCCCCAACGCCCGATAGGCCGCCAGGTGCAGCTGGGGAGAACGCGAATGCGCGATCGGGGAACCGAGCACCCCGGCCTTGCGGGGCGGGCGGTCACCGGACGCTGTCGAGGACACCGTTGTTCTTGGCGCGTTCGATGTTGGCCAGGTGCTGCTGGTAGTCGTCGGTGAACAGCGTGGTGCCCTCCAGGTCGACGGTGACGAAGAACAGCCAGTTGCCCTCGGCGGGGTGCTCGGCGGCCCGCAGCGCCTCGTCGCCGGGCGAACAGATCGGGGTCGCCGGCAGCCCCTCGGCCATGTAGGTGTTCCACGGGGTGCGTTTGGCCCGGTCGGCGTCGGTGGTGGCCACCTCCTGGCGGTCCAGCCGGTAGTTGACCGTGGAGTCGAACTCCAGTTTGCGGTGCTGGTGCAGCCGGTTGTAGATCACCCGGGCGACCTTGGGGAAGTCCTCCGGTTTGGTTTCGCGCTGCACCAGCGAGGCCACCGCCAGCACGTCGTAGGGCGACATCGCCAGCGGTTCGGCGGACTTGGGCAGCCCGAACGCGGTGTACATCCGGGCGCTCTCGGCGATCAGCGTGGACAGGATCGTCGTCGCCGACGCCGACGGGTCGACGTTCCAGCTGCCCGGGACGATCAGCCCTTCGATGCGGCGGTGGTCGCGGCCCATCTGCGTGACCGGCAGCACCGCCCACGGCGGCACCGACAGGCTGCTCGGCGGTTCGGCGCTGGCCGCGGCCCGCAGATCGTCGACCGCGACGCAGTGTTCGACACCGTTGAGTTCGACACAGCTGGCCTCCGAGATCAGCGTGAAGATCCCCGCGGTGACCTCCTCGGTCTTCATGTCGACGGTGTCGTC
This sequence is a window from Mycolicibacillus parakoreensis. Protein-coding genes within it:
- the aroC gene encoding chorismate synthase; the protein is MLRWTTAGESHGRALVAVVEGMVAGVTVTGDDIAAQLARRRLGYGRGARMKFEQDQVNVLAGVRHGLTLGGPIAVEIGNTEWPKWESVMSPDPVDPAQLEVARNAPLTRPRPGHADYAGMLKYGFDDARPVLERASARETAARVAAGTIARAFLREALGVEVLSHVIAIGASDPYDGPPPLARDLTGIDASPVRAFDAQAEQAMIAEIEAAKADGDTLGGVVEVVATGLPVGLGSFTSGDNRLDAQLAGAVMGIQAIKGVEIGDGFATARRRGSAAHDEMYPGTDRDGVRRSTNRAGGLEGGMTNGQPLRVRAAMKPISTVPRALATVDMATGDEAVAIHQRSDVCAVPAAGVVAETMVALVLARAALQKFGGDSLPETRRNIEAYLRAVAEQEPAAPGAHQVSG
- a CDS encoding A24 family peptidase is translated as MVSLATAAWLTVLCGHDLRHRRLPNVLTLPGAAAILTAAALLGRGLPALAGALVLAAVYLVVHLSAPAALGAGDVKLALGVGAWTGWFGPAVWALAALGASLLTAVVALIAGWRGVRSVPHGPALGLAAAAVVALALL
- a CDS encoding shikimate dehydrogenase, with the protein product MSSTASGDRPPRKAGVLGSPIAHSRSPQLHLAAYRALGLGDWTYERLECDADRLPGLVAGLDRRWVGLSVTMPGKFAALAVAEERSPRAALLGAANTLVRTDTGWWADNTDVDGVSGALGAVGAGTGAAVVVGSGGTAPAAVLALAQGGAATITVVARNPDKAARLVRLAGQAGVDARFCALDDTALPRVAAEAAVLVSTVPAEVAAGYAPTLARVPVVLDAVYDPWPTPLAAACSAAGGTVISGLQMLLHQAFTQVEHFTGLPAPREAMTCALAGAD
- a CDS encoding endolytic transglycosylase MltG, coding for MADTGRPRAKPVAVGPPRHRLPRRQRADAEQGHRRRRVTGWLVTGLLTVVVVALVVLGAKLWDALPGHDADYTGDGERDVVIEVRDGDTTTAVGQTLHDFGVVATVRAFVDAAHGNSGISAIQPGFYRMRTVIPAAAAVRRLTDPGNRVGRLVIPEGRQLDDTVDMKTEEVTAGIFTLISEASCVELNGVEHCVAVDDLRAAASAEPPSSLSVPPWAVLPVTQMGRDHRRIEGLIVPGSWNVDPSASATTILSTLIAESARMYTAFGLPKSAEPLAMSPYDVLAVASLVQRETKPEDFPKVARVIYNRLHQHRKLEFDSTVNYRLDRQEVATTDADRAKRTPWNTYMAEGLPATPICSPGDEALRAAEHPAEGNWLFFVTVDLEGTTLFTDDYQQHLANIERAKNNGVLDSVR